One window of the Anaeromyxobacter dehalogenans 2CP-C genome contains the following:
- a CDS encoding phytoene desaturase family protein → MRTPDAVVVGSGPNGLSAAVALARAGLRVLVREAAATAGGGARTLPLTLPGFLHDHCSAVHPLAVASPFLRTLPLAAHGLRWISAPAAVAHPFDDGTAALLGPGFEATDATLGADARAWRALFAPLARELPALLEEVLGPVLHRPRRPLLLARFGVPALLPAARLARARFRGPRARALLAGLAAHANRPLEAAASAAFALVLGAAGHGVGWPFPEGGAGAIAAALAAELRAHGGELVTSAEVRRLEELPPARAVLLDLTPRQVLRVAGARLPARYARRLAAFRYGPGAFKLDWALAGPIPWRAPECAGAGTVHLGGELEEIAASEAAVERGEVPARPYVLLAQPTRFDPSRAPPGRHVAWAYCHAPRGFEGDLTAAVEAQVERFAPGFRELVLARAVRGPAALEQDDANLVGGDVGAGEASLAQLVARPVLSAHPWSTPVPGLYLCSASTPPGGGVHGMCGWHAARAALRHLVL, encoded by the coding sequence GTGCGCACGCCGGACGCGGTGGTGGTCGGCTCGGGGCCGAACGGCCTCTCGGCCGCGGTGGCGCTGGCGCGCGCCGGCCTGCGGGTGCTCGTGCGCGAGGCCGCGGCGACCGCCGGGGGCGGCGCGCGGACGTTGCCGCTCACCCTCCCCGGCTTCCTGCACGACCACTGCTCGGCCGTCCACCCGCTCGCCGTCGCCTCACCGTTCCTCCGCACCCTGCCGCTCGCGGCGCACGGGCTGCGCTGGATCTCGGCGCCCGCCGCCGTCGCGCACCCGTTCGACGACGGCACCGCCGCGCTGCTCGGCCCCGGGTTCGAGGCCACCGACGCGACGCTCGGCGCGGACGCCCGCGCCTGGCGGGCCCTGTTCGCGCCGCTCGCGCGGGAGCTCCCGGCGCTCCTCGAGGAGGTGCTCGGGCCGGTGCTGCACCGCCCGCGGCGGCCGCTGCTCCTCGCGCGCTTCGGCGTGCCCGCGCTGCTCCCGGCCGCGCGCCTCGCCCGGGCCCGCTTCCGCGGACCGCGCGCGCGGGCGCTCCTCGCCGGCCTCGCCGCGCACGCGAACCGGCCGCTCGAGGCCGCCGCCAGCGCCGCGTTCGCGCTGGTGCTCGGCGCGGCCGGGCACGGCGTGGGCTGGCCGTTCCCGGAGGGCGGCGCCGGCGCGATCGCGGCCGCGCTCGCGGCGGAGCTCCGGGCGCACGGGGGCGAGCTCGTGACCTCGGCCGAGGTGCGCCGGCTCGAGGAGCTCCCGCCGGCGCGCGCGGTGCTGCTCGACCTCACGCCGAGGCAGGTGCTGCGCGTCGCCGGCGCCCGGCTCCCGGCGCGCTACGCCCGGCGCCTCGCCGCGTTCCGCTACGGCCCCGGCGCGTTCAAGCTCGACTGGGCGCTCGCCGGCCCCATCCCGTGGCGGGCGCCGGAGTGCGCCGGCGCCGGGACGGTGCACCTCGGCGGCGAGCTGGAGGAGATCGCCGCCTCGGAGGCGGCGGTGGAGCGGGGCGAGGTGCCGGCGCGGCCGTACGTGCTCCTCGCGCAGCCCACGCGCTTCGACCCGTCGCGCGCGCCGCCCGGGCGCCACGTGGCGTGGGCGTACTGCCACGCGCCGCGCGGGTTCGAGGGCGACCTCACCGCCGCGGTGGAGGCGCAGGTGGAGCGCTTCGCGCCCGGGTTCCGCGAGCTCGTGCTGGCCCGCGCCGTGCGCGGCCCCGCGGCGCTGGAGCAGGACGACGCGAACCTGGTCGGCGGCGACGTGGGCGCCGGGGAGGCGTCGCTCGCCCAGCTCGTCGCCCGGCCCGTGCTGTCCGCCCACCCGTGGTCCACCCCCGTGCCCGGGCTCTACCTCTGCTCCGCGTCCACCCCACCCGGCGGCGGCGTCCACGGCATGTGCGGCTGGCACGCCGCCCGCGCCGCCCTGCGCCACCTCGTCCTCTGA
- a CDS encoding RNA polymerase sigma factor — protein sequence MPDESDERLMLRFRDGDARAFEALVRRHRTPIFSFLLRLTRDRGRAEDLCQEAFLRVVKASGAWEPRARFRTWLYAMARNLAVDESRRMAFRRASSLEADPAASALAADGPAPDRAADAALVRPLLEAALAALPDEQREVFLLREHAGLRFPEIAEVTGAPEPTVKSRMRYALEALRERLAAMGVEPDSPAGAPASTRSAAP from the coding sequence GTGCCGGACGAGAGCGACGAACGGCTGATGCTCCGGTTCCGGGACGGCGACGCCCGGGCGTTCGAGGCCCTCGTGCGCCGCCACCGGACGCCGATCTTCTCCTTCCTGCTGCGCCTGACCCGCGACCGCGGCCGGGCCGAGGACCTGTGCCAGGAGGCGTTCCTGCGCGTGGTGAAGGCCTCCGGCGCCTGGGAGCCGCGCGCGCGCTTCCGCACCTGGCTGTACGCGATGGCCCGCAACCTGGCGGTGGACGAGTCGCGGCGCATGGCGTTCCGCCGCGCCAGCTCGCTCGAGGCCGACCCCGCCGCCTCGGCCCTCGCCGCGGACGGTCCGGCGCCGGACCGCGCGGCCGACGCGGCGCTCGTCCGTCCGCTCCTCGAGGCGGCGCTCGCCGCGCTGCCGGACGAGCAGCGCGAGGTGTTCCTGCTGCGCGAGCACGCCGGGCTCCGGTTCCCGGAGATCGCCGAGGTCACCGGCGCGCCGGAGCCGACCGTGAAGAGCCGGATGCGCTACGCGCTCGAGGCGCTGCGCGAGCGGCTCGCCGCGATGGGCGTGGAGCCGGACTCGCCCGCGGGCGCCCCCGCCTCGACCCGGAGCGCGGCACCATGA
- a CDS encoding TetR/AcrR family transcriptional regulator has protein sequence MSPREKLVETAAALFYRYGCHAVGIDTVLAEAGVAKMTLYRHFRSKDELVLAALRRMDERFRNAFMAAVERASDTPAGRLDALFDVVRDWVRGKDFYGCPFINVTAEFAAHDDPVHVAAAEHKRLALEYIERLAAEAGAADARGLARALKVLLEGCTVLAQVTGQPGFVDDAQQAARLVLREGLRGAVPARAPRRLRRARA, from the coding sequence ATGTCCCCGCGCGAGAAGCTGGTCGAGACCGCCGCAGCGCTGTTCTACCGGTACGGCTGCCACGCCGTGGGGATCGACACGGTCCTCGCCGAGGCAGGCGTGGCCAAGATGACCCTCTACCGGCACTTCCGCTCGAAGGACGAGCTGGTGCTCGCAGCGCTGCGCCGGATGGACGAGCGGTTCCGCAACGCGTTCATGGCCGCGGTGGAGCGGGCGTCGGACACGCCGGCGGGCCGGCTCGACGCGCTCTTCGACGTGGTGCGCGACTGGGTTCGCGGGAAGGACTTCTACGGCTGCCCGTTCATCAACGTCACGGCCGAGTTCGCCGCGCACGACGACCCGGTCCACGTCGCGGCGGCCGAGCACAAGCGGCTCGCGCTCGAGTACATCGAGCGGCTCGCCGCCGAGGCGGGCGCCGCCGACGCGCGCGGGCTGGCCCGGGCGCTGAAGGTGCTCCTGGAGGGCTGCACGGTGCTCGCGCAGGTCACCGGCCAACCCGGGTTCGTGGACGACGCGCAGCAGGCCGCCCGACTCGTGCTCCGGGAGGGGCTCCGGGGCGCCGTGCCCGCGCGCGCGCCGCGCCGGCTGCGCCGCGCGCGGGCGTGA